The following DNA comes from Papaver somniferum cultivar HN1 chromosome 4, ASM357369v1, whole genome shotgun sequence.
GagcttttttatatttatttcgtgtttCTTTTGATATAGGGCTAAAGCCAAGGAAGATAAGAAAGCAAACGCTAAAGATGTTGACAttgagaaaaggaagaagaacgATCTTGGTACTCATCGAGGGTCGCAACAAGCTTATGGGGGCAGGCTCTAATAGAGGGAAAAaatgggagagtggtggtgacctTAGTCGACTCGTAATCCGTGAACCTACTGGAACAGTTGAGCATGATGagaaagatgaagaggaaagttaGGAGGAAGATTATTTCAATTGTCGCAATGCCCAATTATAATTATAATCCCTCtagttttccattaaacaccaagccaatgtgaatgatactTTGTCCGATGTTTGCCCGCGATGTTGAAcaacatcatattgtatttgtttgtcttataggtgcaatccatcataagaacaccataacatgtatgagccaattttgCAAGCAAAcaatgcgaaatgaatatttgaaggggtttgTTATCcgacctcttttaatgatacgcgtgtagttatgatcccaaactatcttctcaaattcttgcataacgctcctcccttcccattccacccttctaatacttgcttgtgcgctataaatcgTACTTGGAGAAGACACGTTCGTCCGATCCTTTTCTTTAAACCCGCTGAgaatttgtcttggtttgatacataCTTTGGTCCGTCACTTTACATCCTtcatttcatgaggttttagcttcgtaactagggagtgaccaacaaaatcttccgGATCCGGGTGGTTATGATGGCCGAAACACACCGTACAATCTCATTCATTAACCTTGTCTCTTAaatagaatacaagcttaaaggggtaattgtccttcctcgtacgagtcatgtataccctattagtcttatttggatatacataaccctttcttttgtggctattcttctccttgtataccccacttctctcgcaagccatctcaaaacgaaTCTTTGAAcattgggtattcctcaccaacacagacatgttcttaagagccgtctctttagcccaagcaattgcttccattttagattttattccctacataaggacaaaaatgggagattataaggttcattacaagcaatccattAGTATATTTCAAGATACTAAGTGAAAAGTATTTTTTGAtaacataccggaggcatttATAGTATTCTGACGTATCCCGGCCAAGCGgtcttgcatttgttggatcaatatatgtcacaacctaaggatcgaatgaaaagaaaataaattagttccaacaaaaattaaaatactaTGCCGGTCCacagttccggcatgctcgaccaagGTCCCGGTATGGTCAAACTAAAccgaaactgaagaccaaatttgaaaagCTTTATGGCATACACATTTCATTTGAAATCAACGCCGGAAACAGAGGTGTCGCCATGCTCGTTATCTATGGTTCCACGCTGGTACATACTTCCGGCGTGGTAGATAATTaatataccatgccggtatttagctttggaagACACTCCTGTATGATTTTTTTGGTGGTACCAGCATGGTAACGTTATGATTGAACCATGCCGGTAGCGTATCCCGTAGAATATTCCGTGGTAGGTAAAAGGTAACTTTTGTACCGTCatggttttttcggttgaatacaCCGCCGACTTGCCTTTCAAAACGGGGGATATTTTAGGCCGCATGGACAAAGTATAAATACCATGCCGGCAATGGCGCTgctggcattgtattcatactacgtccatgccggcaccgagctatttcagctgcaacaatggtggattcaaaaaaaaaaatcaaattttcaacacattggcacctttacctgagtattgggagtTCTTGTATGTTGAACTAGTTTactctcttgggttggttcttcaagaAACTCTCCATGCTCTTCATCCTCATAAAAATCACCATCTAAGGGTGTTGGTTCCATAAATATTTGTAATTGTGAGTTGTTGTCATTAGCAGAAGATTAAAGATAtgcttcttgttgtagttgagctaaagattcagcagctattctctcttcacaatcatcctccatttcaccaaaaaaagttccctctcaattttttcccctccttctactctcacctccctcacccaaatacaaataaaaacacacactaatcatcTATCAATTAATCTTATAAATTACTAATTATAATTAAGCACTAAATATGATTAGTGAGGGACAGATTAGGTATTAGACAAGGGATGACtatgatttgatatttaaatACAATTTTTGTTATTTTACTCTATCCCCAATTACTTTAGTATCCTCCGGTCGCACGTTTTCTATTAACTTTAAAGTTTAGGCAGGCGCCCGGGTGGAGTCAAACAGCCAACAAACCCCACCCTAAATGCGCTGCACCTGCAATAGTCGCAAAAAGTCTTGCCTTGAGTAGCGGATTGCCATTCATTGTATTGATTCAGTTTTATGGCTCAAGTATACCGCGATTAAAAGATTTTTGTGGTTAACAAAATATCTGATCAAACTCCAAAAACTGTCCTCCTCGTGTAGAAAGTCAGAAAACCCTCACTCCTTTTTTTCCCCTATGGTCATTTTCTAATCCAAAAgtcaccattttcttcttcatcttctcatctTCACGCTTGAAAAGTGATTAAAAAGTTTAACCACTTTTCCCAACAAACTTTCACGGGATATGTAATGTAGTTTGTCCCTTTGGACCCTTTCTCATGTAACGCTCCACAAAAGCGATCTAGTCTAGTACATTATTGACCATATAGAAATCAATTTTGCCTTTTATTAGGACCTAGGTAATTTTCCGCAATAATTATTTGCATTTAccaagaatcctattattggggctttgaAAGTCAATGATCTTTTAGGGCTTTTTAAGATCATGAAATAGTAAATGAGGTTATCCCTTATCACATCATATTCCTAATATCAATTATACCCTTACCTAAATTTCATTAttcataaaattggaaaaaaataatcctaaatttataatcttctccttctcatttaccatcatgatgaagatgatgatcatgattacatcatgatgaagatcataaaaaaataaaaaaataaatttattatcttCTCCCCGtccttctcttctcattcataaattatgaaaagatgatgagcataatttcatcatgatgagggtGATGATCATCAAGAAAACCCAAAActcttttcttctccttctccttcatatatcatgataaagatgatgatcatcacagaaagaaaaaactaagaaaatccactatttatttttgttttaaatggttAAAAAAGTCCAATTCAATGAATTTCGGGtaaaaaaaacagtttctgaaagtatttacggctgggagttcttagattcccaaCCGTGAATCAAGATTACGGCTTGGATAGTTTGTCGACCCAACCGAGAGTCCATGTTTCGGCTTGGTTTTTCCAACTGaaagtttttttgattttttttttttggttttcagaacCAGTTCCGGCTAGGTTTTCCCAGTCTTAACTGCACTTCGGCTTGGTTTTCGGCTGGGATAATTTGTCGACCCAACCGTATAACGAAAATAATTTGTCGACCCATCCGTATAATGAAAAACGGTTGGGAAATAATGGTGTTCCAAGCCGTATTTTTTGTTTACGGCGGGGAAATAAAGAACTCCTAGCCGAAATCGTTTTTCTGatgatttttgtttttagaaccaGTTAAGGCTGCGTTTTTCCAGCCGTAACAACAAAATTCAAGTTACGGCTGGGGAACCTAGCCGAAAGTAAGCATTTTCGGCGAGGAATACCTAACCGAAATTAGACctctgtttattttttttatgtgatTACCAGAATAGCTTACGGCTAGGAAAATCTAGCCGTAAACACTTTTTATACGGTTGAGAGTTCTTACTTTCCCAACCGTACAGGTAGGTTCAGGGTTCACGGTTGGGAAAGTACATGTTTCCCAACCGTAATACAGGGTTCACGGCTGGGAAAGTGTGAACTCCCAGCCGTTATACAGTTtcagaaactttttttttctcaaattaaTCGAATCGAATTTTTAAGTCAatcaaaagtaaaaataaatggtAGATTTTCATAGTTTGATTTTTCTATCATCTCTGTATGCaatggagaaaatgaagaagaagagagggaaaaaaaatagattttattatttttatagtcatcatcttcatcacgataCAATAAAGAATCATGATGTGATGGAAGAAACAAAagagagaaaggaaaatcatcttcAACTTTAAGTTTTTTAATGATCGCGATTTCATCACGATGAAATTATGATAATCATTTTTATCGTGATTTTATCATGATGAAAtgtgaaggagaagaagagaagattaatttttttttaatggttaGATTTATAAGAAAGGATATATTTGACCTTTACTATTGATTTGATTTTCCCCTATCCATTTCAGAATGTTAGAATCAAAAAAAAGCCCCAAAGGACCTTTGACTTTAAGGCCCTAATAATAGGATTCTTTACCAAACATGGCCGTACCCCATTTTGAACTACACACTTCAGCCAAGCACAAACACAAAAATGCACGCACGGCGACAAGCCTATGATGCCGGCCTAGCTATGAATCTCCATCCATATTCAGCTGACGTTTTGATAATCATACTTTCCACGGCTGTATATGCTCCAGCCACGCCAAATGGATGTTTAGGAAATCTTAAACAACCATTCCAGAGTTCCACACGGCCATCAAGATGATATATATCCAAAGACAAAATCCACCCGGAAACAAGCGAGAGTATTTTCCGAACCAAAACTTATTAAAAATAGCATTTTCCTGAAAAGCTGCAGTTAAATCCCCGTAATTTATTCACGCTCTCAGATTTCAAAAACCGTTGCAGGCCACGCGTTAACTCATGGTCCCACCAAAACAACAGCATTTAACCGTTAAATATAATGATAACTAACGGTCAGATTATCTTAATGGTCTTCACGTCTATCTTAAACTCCCCGGTTTTTAGCTATATTGATAACAGAATCACCAAGTTTATATAAATCCTGATATCCGTTTCTGTCTCCTTTTCTTTCTCTGAATCCTTTTTGTTCTCAAATTCTCATTCTCCAGTTTATTCTTCTGATTTTGTTCTCAAATTAACAATGGGGATTAGATCATTGCTGGGTAAGAAAAAGAAATTACAGAATAATAATTCAATGGGGGATTTGTCATCAACATACGAAACACCACCACAATCACCATCTATTTTCATGAATTCATCCAACAAGAAGGTACAAGAATTCGAAGAGATTTTCAAGAAGTTTGATGTGAATGGTGATGGGAAGATAGAATGGTCTGAATTAGGGTTGATAATGAGTAGTTTAGGACAtaatgctgaagaagaagaattaaagaAAATGGTAAAAGAAGTTGATTCAGATGGAGATGGATTCATTGATTTAGATGAGTTTATTGAATTGAATACTATTGATCCTGAGAAATTACTCGAAGATGTTAAATCTGCTTTTACGATTTTAGATGCTAATGGTGATGGATCAATATCACCACAGGAATTACAAAAGGTTTTGAGAAGTTTGGGTGAGAGCCCAACGCTTGAGGATTGTAAGAATATGATTAAAGGTGTGGATTGTGATGGTGATGGTCTTGTTTCGTTTGAGGAGTTTAAGAAGATGATGATTCGTGGTTCGGCTTGTACTGATCATTTTCTACAGAGGAATGCGAGCAAGAATGATAAtcaggaagttcaagaatgatgATGATCCGTTTCATCATATGTTAACTTTGTTAGTTTCTGGTAAATGGAATAGATCTACTTTtacatttgtttgtttttttatgcCTAGGGGTTCTTTAAATTTGTTATTCATTGGATTCATTTGAATTGCATGCTGAAGTTTAGTTTGAGATAATATGTTAGACAAAAATTAACAAGACCAAAAGTTATgaacattctttttcttctttgaacTGTAATTGTGGGCTGGGAAATGTATATTATACTACTAAGTTTTTTTGTTTCCTAGACTAATTGTTAGCTAAATCAATGTTTGATTATGGCGTTGCATTGTATTTATTTGCAGTTAATAATTTGACGAAACTTCAATTTTATACTTGGTCTTCCTTTTACCAAACTTCAGACCCTTAATGTATAAAAGGGATTACAGATATGCACAAAATGCTAATACCAGAGTGTGCTCTTCTACCTTCCTTTTATCATGTTTTCTACGTTCTCCGAAATATTTCACGCCTCTTCGGGAAATTAGCCGGTGGAACCTATTCAAGGTCTGAGTAAGCGGAATTACATTATATCTAGTGCAATTTACAGAGTGCTATCCCTTTTTCTATAGAGTTTTTCAGCTCTAGTTACATAGCACTCCAGGATTTACATTGTTGAAAAATCGAAACAAAACTTTTTGTAAAATGATGGATTCTCTCTCTTAAGTCAGCAGTTTGGAACCGAGTCACCCTCTGCAAATAACTccgtgatttttttcttcttggatTTCGTTTTCTGTAGATCTTTGCCATTAATTCAGGTGTTTCTTCttaattttttcgtcttgatttCTTCTTAAATGATCTTCTATCATTAATTCAGGTGTTTTAATCATGGATCTTGGTCCTAAAACACCTGGTAATATAGATAATCAAGTAAATTTAGGGTTTAGTGATAATAATTCTTATAAGAAGGTTCCATCGATTGATTTACCCGATGATCTCTTTGAGGAAAGTTTAAATCTATGGAAGTTTTTTCTTATTGGTCGGTTAGATTTGCAAAAAATTAAGTTCATCGATGCTGCAGTAATACTCAGAAATCAATGAAAATTAGTAGGAGCTTGTAAACTGATTCCATTAGGAAGAGGTTTTTTCACGATTAAACTAGATAATGAAATTGATAGAGCTTATATCAAATCTAGTACTTGGGAAGTTATAGATCAAATTCTCAAAATGAGGAATTGGGTTTCAAATTTTCGTCCATCTCTTCAAAGAACTTCTAAAGCTTATGTTTGGGTAAGATTTCCTGGGTTAGGTCTGGAATTCTGGAGGGAGAAAATTCTTTTCTCAATCTGTGAGCAATTTGGAACTCCTATAAAGATTGATGCAGCTACAACAAAGTGTAAAGTAGGCTATTATGCTAATGTGTTAGTAGAAGTTGATTTTGCTCAAGGTATCCCTAATAAGATTTGGATAAACACTAAATTTGGTGGTTTCTTTCAGGATATAATGATTCCAGATTGTCCTAAATATTGCAGTACTTGCAGAATTATTGGTCATTTGTTTTCAGAATGTAAAGTGGAGAAAAACAAGCATCACCAAAATGCAGGGCATAAACATAACCATGTAAAAGCTCCTCCTGCTCCATTTGATATTTGTGATAGATCAGAGGTTGATCATACTTCTAAAAATAGGAATTTACAGCAAACACAGGATAACAATCCTGAAGTAGATTCCATTATTTCTAGCATTGTTACACCTAACCTACAAAAAGGAAGTGGTAGTTCTGGAGTAATTCAGTCTGCAGCTAACAGATTTCAAGCTCTAGAACAGACAGAAACAATTGTTGAACATGAAGTTTCTAGTGTGGATGAAGAAATTATAGTAGATATTGAGCCTGATAAATTACTTCAAATTGTTGATGCTACTGAGTTAGAAAACAGTGTTATTAAATTTGTGGATGGCGGCACAGGTAAAGTAACCTCTGAGTCTCCTAAATATACTTCTTGGACTAAAGCTGTTGAGTCACCAGTAATCATAAAGAATATGGATACTTCACACAGTAAAGATACATGAAAGGCTCAATCTGCAGAAAAGAATATGGATATTTCACACAGTAAAGATACAGGAAAGGCTCAATCTGCAAAAAAGAATAAAGTGAATCCAATGGCAGTGAAATACAATTTCAGGAAAAATGTGGGGAAAGAAGGTGTAAAGAACCTCCAACCCAAACCATGAAAATACTATTTTGGAATATAAGAGGTCTTAGAAGAGCTAGGGCCCGGAAGAAGTTAAGAGATTTAGTTTTTCATTTCAGTCCTACTTTGGTTTGGATAGATGAACCAAGAATAAATTGTTCACCATCTTTTTACAATAAGTTGAATCTTCCAGGCATGCAATCTATGGCAATTCATAATTCTTCATCTTCGCATAAAGGaaatatttggttattttggAATCAATCAGTAATTACTCCTTCAGTAGTTTCTATTACTAGTTAAATGATAACTCTAGAAATTGGGGATGTCTTAGTTTCTGGAGTTCATGCACATGTTGATATTGTGCAAAGAAGATATATGTGGTCAAAAATGCAGCTGATTAGTGAACT
Coding sequences within:
- the LOC113273818 gene encoding probable calcium-binding protein CML25; the protein is MGIRSLLGKKKKLQNNNSMGDLSSTYETPPQSPSIFMNSSNKKVQEFEEIFKKFDVNGDGKIEWSELGLIMSSLGHNAEEEELKKMVKEVDSDGDGFIDLDEFIELNTIDPEKLLEDVKSAFTILDANGDGSISPQELQKVLRSLGESPTLEDCKNMIKGVDCDGDGLVSFEEFKKMMIRGSACTDHFLQRNASKNDNQEVQE